From Gimesia panareensis, the proteins below share one genomic window:
- a CDS encoding BLUF domain-containing protein codes for MQSILSRFPPFEADKPLQGLPNCIFIYSWLSNCETVKLCHLIYVSKSVLPMSKEDLKEILRVACRNNAAQNITGVLVYDRGHFFQVLEGDYNSVEAVFSRIQKDKRHCRINRIISFTVQERLFPTWKMGLYNLDDTTEFDFYKLKTCMRSLHAKTSAGEKRDLAKYALKIFIELKKHRTEQAEDLIQLD; via the coding sequence ATGCAATCGATTTTGAGTCGATTCCCTCCATTTGAAGCCGATAAGCCACTTCAGGGGTTACCAAATTGCATCTTCATTTATTCCTGGCTGAGCAACTGTGAAACTGTGAAACTGTGTCATCTGATCTACGTGAGTAAGAGTGTCCTTCCGATGTCAAAGGAGGATCTGAAAGAAATCTTGAGAGTCGCCTGTCGCAACAATGCGGCCCAGAACATTACGGGGGTCCTGGTCTATGATCGCGGTCATTTTTTCCAGGTTCTGGAAGGGGACTATAATAGTGTAGAAGCGGTGTTCTCCCGGATTCAAAAGGATAAAAGGCACTGTCGCATCAACCGTATCATTTCCTTCACCGTCCAGGAACGCCTCTTTCCCACCTGGAAAATGGGTTTATACAATCTGGATGATACGACCGAGTTTGACTTCTATAAATTGAAAACCTGTATGAGATCACTGCATGCAAAAACCTCTGCAGGTGAAAAGCGAGATCTGGCAAAATACGCTTTAAAAATCTTTATCGAACTGAAAAAGCACCGGACAGAGCAGGCAGAGGACCTGATTCAGCTTGATTGA